Proteins co-encoded in one Arachis hypogaea cultivar Tifrunner chromosome 13, arahy.Tifrunner.gnm2.J5K5, whole genome shotgun sequence genomic window:
- the LOC112737465 gene encoding E3 ubiquitin-protein ligase PUB23-like encodes MDYSEIEVPAPFLCPISLHLMREPVTVSTGITYDRESIERWLFSCKNFTCPVTKQQVLQTQDLTPNHTLQRLIQNWCTQNHVSLDETTQHDSSSTIEKAQVVKLLNEAKRFSHDEKLKFLKWIKTIALESESNKQCLESAGAIDFLASTMDEAHSTLFIIEAGIELLFKLNPSIYQLKYLINNEKIHFFESLFHVLRLGNQESRTYATLLLKSSFGVANPTQLSCVKTEYFVEISRVIRDKISQEASKAALKLLVDLCSRGRNQVRAVEAGLVLNLIDLLIDSNNISEKRICELILIALDRLCGCAEGRAALLSHGAAVAAISKKILRVSCVASDRAVKILATVCRYSATLNLLQEMLVVGAVSKLCLVLQVDNGASNKAKERASEILKLHTKVWKNSPCIPVNLLSNYP; translated from the coding sequence ATGGACTATTCAGAAATCGAGGTTCCTGCACCATTTCTATGCCCAATATCACTTCACCTAATGAGAGAGCCTGTTACTGTTTCAACAGGAATCACATATGATAGAGAATCCATAGAGAGATGGTTATTCTCATGCAAGAATTTCACTTGCCCTGTTACAAAGCAACAAGTTTTACAAACACAAGATCTTACTCCAAACCACACTCTTCAAAGGTTGATCCAAAATTGGTGCACTCAGAATCATGTCTCACTTGATGAAACGACTCAGCATGATTCTAGTTCAACCATTGAAAAAGCTCAAGTTGTGAAACTCTTGAATGAAGCAAAGAGGTTTTCACATGATGAGAAATTGAAGTTTCTCAAATGGATTAAAACAATTGCTCTGGAGAGTGAAAGTAACAAACAGTGTTTGGAATCTGCAGGGGCAATAGATTTCTTGGCTTCAACCATGGATGAAGCACATTCAACTTTGTTCATCATTGAAGCAGGTATTGAACTCTTGTTTAAATTGAATCCTTCAATATATCAGCTAAAGTATCTTATAAACAAtgaaaaaattcacttttttgagTCATTGTTTCATGTATTGAGACTTGGAAACCAAGAATCTAGAACTTATGCAACATTGCTATTGAAATCATCATTTGGGGTGGCCAATCCAACCCAATTGAGCTGTGTCAAAACCGAATATTTTGTCGAAATATCAAGAGTGATAAGGGACAAGATCTCACAAGAAGCTTCCAAGGCCGCGCTGAAGCTTCTTGTGGATCTTTGTTCCCGGGGCAGGAACCAGGTCAGAGCAGTCGAGGCTGGCTTAGTACTAAACCTCATTGATCTCCTCATTGATAGTAACAATATTTCCGAAAAACGGATTTGTGAACTCATATTGATAGCTTTGGATAGGCTCTGCGGCTGCGCAGAAGGGCGCGCCGCCTTGTTGAGCCATGGTGCTGCTGTCGCCGCCATTTCGAAGAAGATTCTAAGGGTTTCTTGTGTTGCAAGTGATAGAGCTGTTAAGATTTTGGCCACAGTTTGTAGGTATTCAGCAACACTTAATTTGCTTCAAGAGATGTTGGTGGTTGGTGCTGTGTCTAAGTTGTGTTTGGTGCTTCAAGTGGATAATGGTGCTTCCAATAAGGCTAAGGAGAGGGCTAGTGAGATCCTTAAGTTGCATACAAAGGTTTGGAAGAATTCCCCATGTATTCCTGTTAATTTGCTTTCAAACTATccatga
- the LOC112737466 gene encoding importin subunit alpha-9 isoform X2 translates to MIIDEEQSILDSQTSLAVEKLKSSVAFQGKGAMQKRVVALQELRRLLSRSEFPPVESAIKAGVVPALVQCLSFGSPDEQLLEAAWCLTNIAAGNPEETKALLPALPLLIAHLGEKSSSPVAEQCAWALGNVAGEGEELRNVLLAQGALLPLARMMLPNKGSTVRTAAWALSNLIKGPEPKAATELIRVDGVLDAIVRHLKKADDELATEVAWVVVYLSALSNVATSLLVKSDVLQLLVHRLATSNNLQLLIPVLRSLGNLIAADSHTIYVILTPGQEITDNIIKALVKCMNSEHRVLKKEAAWVLSNIAAGDIEHKRLIYSSEAVPLLLRLLSAAPFDIRKEVAYVLGNLCVAPTKGNAKPDLIFEHLILLVEKGCLPGFIDLVRSADIEAARLGLQFIELVLRGMPNGKGPKLVEEEDGIEAMERFQFHENEQLRTMANTLVDKYFGEDYGLHDQ, encoded by the exons ATGATTATTGATGAAGAGCAATCTATTTTGGACTCTCAAACTTCCCTTGCCGTCGAAAAGCTGAAATCTTCTGTTGCTTTTCA GGGGAAGGGTGCAATGCAGAAAAGAGTGGTTGCCCTGCAAGAATTAAGGCGACTGCTGTCAAGGTCTGAATTTCCGCCTGTTGAGTCTGCTATTAAAGCCGGCGTGGTACCTGCACTTGTGCAGTGTCTTTCGTTTGGGTCTCCAGATGAACAG TTGCTGGAGGCGGCTTGGTGTCTTACAAATATTGCTGCAGGGAATCCTGAAGAAACAAAAGCTTTGTTGCCTGCCTTACCTTTGCTTATTGCTCATCTTGGGG AAAAGAGCTCATCACCTGTTGCCGAACAGTGTGCTTGGGCTCTTGGAAATGTAGCTGGTGAAGGCGAAGAGTTGAGGAATGTTCTGCTTGCTCAAGGGGCTTTACTACCTCTTGCAAGAATGATGCTACCAAACAAAGGTTCAACTGTTAGAACAGCTGCCTGGGCTTTGTCTAACCTCATCAAG GGTCCAGAACCGAAAGCTGCAACTGAACTCATTCGTGTTGATGGAGTATTGGATGCAATCGTTCGACACTTGAAGAAAGC GGATGATGAATTAGCAACTGAAGTAGCATGGGTAGTTGTGTATCTGTCGGCACTTTCGAATGTAGCTACGAGTCTGCTGGTGAAGAGTGACGTGCTTCAATTGCTAGTACACAGATTGGCAACATCAAATAACTTGCAATTACTGATTCCA GTTTTGCGAAGTTTAGGTAATCTCATTGCTGCTGATTCCCATACAATTTATGTTATTCTGACACCTGGACAAGAAATTACAG ATAATATCATAAAAGCCCTGGTAAAATGTATGAATAGCGAACACAGGGTCTTAAAGAag GAAGCAGCCTGGGTGCTATCTAATATAGCCGCTGGTGACATTGAGCACAAGCGGTTGATATATTCAAGCGAGGCGGTGCCTTTGCTGCTGCGTCTTCTTTCTGCCGCTCCATTTGATATAAGAAAGGAGGTTGCTTATGTATTGGGGAACCTTTGTGTCGCGCCTACTAAAGGTAATGCGAAGCCGGATCTGATCTTTGAGCACCTGATTTTGTTGGTCGAAAAAGGATGCTTGCCAGGTTTTATTGATTTGGTTAGATCTGCTGATATTGAAGCTGCTAGGCTTGGACTCCAATTCATAGAGCTG GTCCTGAGAGGGATGCCAAATGGCAAGGGCCCAAAgcttgtagaagaagaagatgggatTGAAGCAATGGAAAGATTTCAGTTTCATGAAAATGAACAACTGAGAACTATGGCAAATACCCTTGTTGACAAGTACTTTGGAGAGGACTATGGCCTTCATGACCAGTAA
- the LOC112737466 gene encoding importin subunit alpha-9 isoform X1 — MADSTTRSPIKSSVGTVAGTRRRQQAVAIGKERRESLVRAKRLCRVPVGGSGDGDGDGQAPLDSDMIIDEEQSILDSQTSLAVEKLKSSVAFQGKGAMQKRVVALQELRRLLSRSEFPPVESAIKAGVVPALVQCLSFGSPDEQLLEAAWCLTNIAAGNPEETKALLPALPLLIAHLGEKSSSPVAEQCAWALGNVAGEGEELRNVLLAQGALLPLARMMLPNKGSTVRTAAWALSNLIKGPEPKAATELIRVDGVLDAIVRHLKKADDELATEVAWVVVYLSALSNVATSLLVKSDVLQLLVHRLATSNNLQLLIPVLRSLGNLIAADSHTIYVILTPGQEITDNIIKALVKCMNSEHRVLKKEAAWVLSNIAAGDIEHKRLIYSSEAVPLLLRLLSAAPFDIRKEVAYVLGNLCVAPTKGNAKPDLIFEHLILLVEKGCLPGFIDLVRSADIEAARLGLQFIELVLRGMPNGKGPKLVEEEDGIEAMERFQFHENEQLRTMANTLVDKYFGEDYGLHDQ, encoded by the exons ATGGCGGATTCTACTACCAGAAGCCCTATTAAGTCCTCAG TTGGGACTGTTGCGGGTACCAGGAGACGGCAACAGGCGGTGGCGATTGGCAAAGAAAGAAGGGAGTCTCTTGTGCGTGCCAAGAGGCTCTGTAGGGTCCCCGTTGGCGGCAGTGGCGACGGGGACGGCGATGGCCAAGCTCCCCTTGATAGTGACATGATTATTGATGAAGAGCAATCTATTTTGGACTCTCAAACTTCCCTTGCCGTCGAAAAGCTGAAATCTTCTGTTGCTTTTCA GGGGAAGGGTGCAATGCAGAAAAGAGTGGTTGCCCTGCAAGAATTAAGGCGACTGCTGTCAAGGTCTGAATTTCCGCCTGTTGAGTCTGCTATTAAAGCCGGCGTGGTACCTGCACTTGTGCAGTGTCTTTCGTTTGGGTCTCCAGATGAACAG TTGCTGGAGGCGGCTTGGTGTCTTACAAATATTGCTGCAGGGAATCCTGAAGAAACAAAAGCTTTGTTGCCTGCCTTACCTTTGCTTATTGCTCATCTTGGGG AAAAGAGCTCATCACCTGTTGCCGAACAGTGTGCTTGGGCTCTTGGAAATGTAGCTGGTGAAGGCGAAGAGTTGAGGAATGTTCTGCTTGCTCAAGGGGCTTTACTACCTCTTGCAAGAATGATGCTACCAAACAAAGGTTCAACTGTTAGAACAGCTGCCTGGGCTTTGTCTAACCTCATCAAG GGTCCAGAACCGAAAGCTGCAACTGAACTCATTCGTGTTGATGGAGTATTGGATGCAATCGTTCGACACTTGAAGAAAGC GGATGATGAATTAGCAACTGAAGTAGCATGGGTAGTTGTGTATCTGTCGGCACTTTCGAATGTAGCTACGAGTCTGCTGGTGAAGAGTGACGTGCTTCAATTGCTAGTACACAGATTGGCAACATCAAATAACTTGCAATTACTGATTCCA GTTTTGCGAAGTTTAGGTAATCTCATTGCTGCTGATTCCCATACAATTTATGTTATTCTGACACCTGGACAAGAAATTACAG ATAATATCATAAAAGCCCTGGTAAAATGTATGAATAGCGAACACAGGGTCTTAAAGAag GAAGCAGCCTGGGTGCTATCTAATATAGCCGCTGGTGACATTGAGCACAAGCGGTTGATATATTCAAGCGAGGCGGTGCCTTTGCTGCTGCGTCTTCTTTCTGCCGCTCCATTTGATATAAGAAAGGAGGTTGCTTATGTATTGGGGAACCTTTGTGTCGCGCCTACTAAAGGTAATGCGAAGCCGGATCTGATCTTTGAGCACCTGATTTTGTTGGTCGAAAAAGGATGCTTGCCAGGTTTTATTGATTTGGTTAGATCTGCTGATATTGAAGCTGCTAGGCTTGGACTCCAATTCATAGAGCTG GTCCTGAGAGGGATGCCAAATGGCAAGGGCCCAAAgcttgtagaagaagaagatgggatTGAAGCAATGGAAAGATTTCAGTTTCATGAAAATGAACAACTGAGAACTATGGCAAATACCCTTGTTGACAAGTACTTTGGAGAGGACTATGGCCTTCATGACCAGTAA